ACGCTCATTCCCTGTGCTGAAGGAAGGTAATTGATTCCCCACCAACACATCTGAAGGAGCGCAAAATTGACAATCAGCATCCACATAGCCACTTCGATCCTGCCGTTCTTGCGCAAACGATAGTGGATGTAGGTAAGATAGGCGAGCCAAGTGGCAGCAGCCCACGTTTCTTTCGCCCAAAGAGCACCCGTGAGCATTCCGAGAGAAAGGAAAGCCCATCCTATATATACGAGGTTGTCGGTTATATCCAGTTCCTTTTGGGCTGCCGTCTTGTTTCTGTTGAAGAACAGGAGATATGCTGCCATAACGAAGGCTGCGCCAAGGAGCGCATAGGCGAACATATAGATAATGACGTGTGGGGCAAACCACGGACTCTGAAGAGCCGGCATAAGGGGCTTGCTGTGTATCTCCGGTTTCAGAA
The Prevotella sp. HUN102 genome window above contains:
- the ccsA gene encoding cytochrome c biogenesis protein CcsA, which codes for MTAFGNNFIYFAIASVLLWAVGAYAAWKDRKTLAYAATVAGLAVFFSYILTMWITLDRPPMRTMGETRLWYSFFLPLAGIIVYSRWNYKWLLSFSTVLSLVFICVNLLKPEIHSKPLMPALQSPWFAPHVIIYMFAYALLGAAFVMAAYLLFFNRNKTAAQKELDITDNLVYIGWAFLSLGMLTGALWAKETWAAATWLAYLTYIHYRLRKNGRIEVAMWMLIVNFALLQMCWWGINYLPSAQGMSVHTYNMQ